A window of Dehalogenimonas sp. WBC-2 genomic DNA:
GCTAATAGTTTGAACGAGGCTGATCTGCCGATGACCGAAATCACCGATTTCCAGCATAAGGGTAATGAACTGTCATTTATCTACCGGGGCAATATAAATACTATCATCAAAGCTATATCCCAACATAAAATAATGGATATCCAGATTGAGGAACCCACTCTGGAAGAGATCTTCATGCATTATTATGAATAACAGGCTGGGGTAATGGATACGAGGCAGGCGCGATGAACATATATAAATACGAATTAAGCAAGCGGTTGGGAACCAGCCTGATCTGGATCGTTTCGCTTGGGGCTTTTATATACCTGACATTTGCCTTTTTTGAATCATTTCAAGGGTCTGCTTTCACAGATATTCTGGGTAATTTCCCCGATGCCTTCAAAAAAGCATTCGGGTTGGAGCAGGACCTTTCTACCATCCTGGGCTATTTTGCCTTTATTGGCATTTACCTTTTCCTGGCCGGGGCGATCTTTTCTTCCAACCTGGGATTAAATGCGGTGTCAGTGGAAGAAAGAGACTTGACGGCAGACTTCCTGATCTCCAAACCGGTAACCCGGAACCGCATTGTCACCGCCAAACTGTTGGCCGGACTGACCCATATGCTGGTATTCAACATCGCCATGGGACTGGTTTGCTGGGCTGGGATTGAGTCATTTGGCGGCGGTCAGGAATACTCTATGAACGCCTTTTTACTTATTATGGCAGGGCTTTTCATTTTCCAGCTGCTTTTTTATGCCATCGGTTTTATTATTTCGGTGTTACTGAAACGTATGGATTCTCCGCTGCCGTTTTCCCTTGGGTTATCCGTCGGCCTGTATATTTTGTATTCTTTTGATGCGGTTATCAAAGATACCCCTATAAAATACCTGGTGCCATATGACTATTTCAACCTGGGTTACATCATTGAGAATGAAGCATTTAAGACCTCAGGACTGGTCATCAGCATCGGGGTAATTGTGTTAAGTGTGGCAGCCGGATATGTATTGTACAACCGGCGCGATATCGCCACCGCAATGTAAATGGAGCGGCAATGAATATAGTCAAACGTGAATTTAAAGCCAATCTTAAAGCCCTGATCATCTGGAGTATCAGTTACGCAGCGATGATGGGAATCGCCTCGGTTGAATTCGGCGTCTATCAGGGACAGGCCGACGTAGTGAATGAATTTCTCAATTCACTGCCGGAAGCACTGAGGCAAGCCTTCGGTATGGACGGACTGCGTCTTGATATCCCCGAGGGCTATTTCGGCTATTTGGCCGGATTAGTCATCCTGGCGTCCTGTATCTATGCCGCTCTGCTGGGAGCTCAGATATTATCCAAGGAAATAAACAAGAAAACCGCAGAAACCACCTTTACCCTGCCGGTCACCCGCCCTCACATTATCAGTATGAAGCTGGTGGCGGCGGTCATCAACTGCATCATCCTGGATATCATCACTTTTGCAAGTACCATGGCCGCCTTTGCCCGCTTTGATGTCAGCGGCGATTTTGTTAAAGGGGTGGCGGTGTTCATGCTGTTTATACTGCTGCTGCAACTGCTGTTCCTGGGATTCGGACTGTTCACCTCGGCGCTGCTGAAACATCACAAGCGTGCCGGTTCTATCGTGGCGTCAATTGCAGTGGGCACCTACTTTCTGGCTTTTATTGTCAAGATCAATGAAAATACTGATTTTTTGAAATACTTCACGCCGTTTGAATACTTCCCGGCTCCTGACGTCATCAACGGCAGAGAGTTAGAGACGTTCGGTTTCGTCATTGTACCAGCGGCATTAGCCGTGTTCTTCATTGCCTCATATAAATTGGTGGCACGTAAGGACCTATAAGAATGGCTGTGAAAATGGGCATCAACCTGCGTAAACGACAACGCATTATAGATACCACGGTCAATCTGTTTCTGCATTCTGACGATGTCAGGAAGGTAAGTGTTGAGGCTATTGCTGCCAGCGCCTGTGTCTCTCCCACCACGGTTTATAACCAGTTTGGTACGCGTGACACACTGGTAATTGAAGCGGCTAAAAACCTGATTAGGGATATTGTCGAACGTGTTCGTGTGATACTGCACTCCGATATGACCTTCGATGATAAAATGCGAGCGGTCATTTCCAATAAACTGGAAATCTCCTCTAAAGTGAACGACGAAGTTGTCTATAAAGTGATAAGCCAGGATAAAAACATCGCGCCTTACCTGGAAAAGATATACACCTCCGAAGTTAGGCAGCTCTGGATGGAGATGCTTGAACAGGGTAAAAAACAGGGATTCATTGATACTTCATTGGATCAGGAAGCTTTTATCACCTATATGAATATCATAAGAGCAGGATTTGCCTCCCAAGCTGGGTTATTTGAGCATTGGAAAGACAACATCGAAATGATCGAGAAGCTGACTCAGCTGATGTTTTTTGGATTTCTTAAAAAAGATATCGACCTTTTCGATTAAGAAGGAGTGTAAATGAGTGTCGCAACTAAATCAATTGTTGTAGAGAATCTGACCTACCGCTATGGAAGTCTCCTGGCGGTGGATCAGATCAACTTCGATGTCGGACAGGGGGAAATCCTGGGTTTGCTGGGGCCTAACGGTGCCGGCAAGACCACCACGGTCAAGATGCTTACCGGCCAACTGTTGCCTAAGGACGGACATGCGACTCTATTGGGGTTTGATGTAGCTAAACAGACGGCGGAAGTTCAGTCCCGCATCGGCGTCTGTTTTGAACAAACCAATCTCTACGAGATGATGAGCGCCGTAGACAATCTTAATCTCTTCGCCGATCTTTTTGGTGTTAAAGACTTCGATGGTTACGCTTTGCTAAAACGGGTCGGCCTGGCCGGGAGAGAGAAGGACAAAGTATCCGGTTACTCCAAGGGCATGAAACAACGCCTGATGATTGCTAGGTCTATGGTAAACCGGCCTGAAATCCTGTTTATGGATGAGCCAACCTCTGGACTCGATCCTGTCTCCGCCGAGGCTATACGTCACTTAATCATGGAGGAAAGAGACCGCGGCGCTACGGTGTTTCTGACCACCCATGACATGTGGGAAGCCGATAAACTGTGTGACCGCGTTGCCTTCATGGAAAGCGGCAGGATTGCCGCCCTGGACACGCCGCATTCCTTGAAACAGCAATACGGCAAGCGATCGCTCATCGCCGAAATAGCCGGACCGGATGGCAGGCTCTCACGCAGAGAGGTTTCTCTTGACACTGAGAGTACCGCGAATGATGTTCAGAGTCTGTTCCGAGATGGTAAAGTTGTTACCCTGCACTCTGAAGAGGCAACTCTTGAAGATATCTTTATAGAGGTTACCGGCCGGAGGCTTACCGAATGAACGTCCGCACAATTAAGGCGCTGCTTAAGAAAGACTTTGCGCTCTTTACGGGCAATCGTTTTTACCTTTTGATCACGGTGCTGGGTCTGGTGTTGTATTCGCTTATTTATCTCATCCTGCCCCAGTCGGTGGATGAGAAATTTGAATTGGCGTTATACGCCCCGGTGGTACCGCCAGCTTTTGAGCAACTGGCGGCTGAAGGGGCGGATGTTACCTATTTTGATACGGAAGAAAACCTTAAAACAGCGGTAAATGACGGCGATTTTCAGGTGGCCGTAGCCTTGCCGCCTGATATCATGGACATATGGGCAGCCGGAGATAAGCCGGATATCACCGTATATTATGCCTCAACAGCGCCGCCGGAGATATCTGAAGCCATCGTTACACTGATAAAAGAACTTTCATTCATACAGACAGGGCAGGTTCTGCAGTTTGATACTACCGAAGAAATCCTGGGCCCCGACATGCTAGGGGATCAAATAGCCTTACGCGACCGTATGCGTCCGATGCTGGCCATTATGATTCTTCTTTTGGAAATCATGACCTTAGGCAGTTTGATTGCGGTGGAAATAGAGCAGGGTACCGCCCGCGCACTGCTGGTTACTCCCATGCGGTCATCAGATCTTTTTACCGCCAAGGGTGTTTTAGGCGTCGGTCTGGCGCTTTTTCAGGCGATCTTATTCATGGCGGTGGTGGGCGGTTTTGCTCATCAACCATTGTTAATATTGACCACCCTGGCTATTGCCAGTGTCTTTGTGGTCGGAGCTGGTTTTTTACTAGCCTCCCTGGTGCGTGACACCAATGCGGTTACCGGTTGGGGTATGCTGATCCTTATCTTCCTGGCTATTCCTGGTTTTGGTGCCGTAGTTCCCGGTCTATTGGCTGATTGGGCCAAAGTTATCCCATCCTATTATGTGATTGACACGGTCAACCGCGTCTCCAATTATGGCGCCGGTTGGGGTGATGTCGGCGGTAATCTGGCCATCATGGCCGCAATTACCGCGGTTCTGCTGATTGCCGGATTGGTTATGCTAAGGAGACGTTTTCAATGAAACTGAACAGGGTCAACAAACTGGTAAAGCATGAAGTGTTGCATGGCCCTAAGGATGTGATGTTTGCCCTGGCCGTGGTTTTTCCGATAGTAATGGCCCTATTTATAAATTTGGCTTTCGGTAATATCTTCACTGACCGCGCAAAACTGGGTGTTTATGATCAGGGTAACTCACAAGTGGCGGCCTTATTACAGTCTGCCGAGAGTTTGAGTTATTCCAGTTTTGATAGTGAATCAGCCCTCCGTGCCGCCGTAGTTGACGGTTCAGTAGATATGGGTCTGGTGCTGCCAGTGGATTTTGACCAGGTAATCCAAACTGGTACCGTACGCCTAAAAGCCTTTGTCTGGGGAGAGAGCCAGGCCAAGAACCGAGCACTTCTCCCCGTCGCTTTGGCCGATGCAGTACGCACCGTGGCCGGTTCTACTGTTCCCGTGGTTATTGACACCGTTGCCCTGGGTGATGGCTCCAGCCTGTCATGGAGTGATCGCCTGTTACCACTGGTGGTGCTGATGGGTGTCTTCTACGGCGGTTTAATGCTTCCATCATCGGCGTTGATCAATGAAAAACAGCATCGTACGTTAGAGGCACTGTACGTCACTCCGGCCACCTTGGGCGACATCTTTTTGTCAAAAGGTATTATCGCCGTGGTAATAGCCACCATTATGGGGATACTGACGCTGGTTCTAAGCGGCGCCTTTGGTGGTCAGATAATACTGATAGTATTGGTGCTATTTTTAGGTGCTATCCTGGCTACTGAGTTCGGTTTACTGGCTGGTGCGCTAGTTGGCGATATGAACAGTCTTTTTGCTGTACTCAAAGCAGGCGGAATTCTGCTGTTCGGCCCGGCTATCGTCTTCATGTTCCCGCAAATACCGTCATGGATCGGCTATATCTTCCCAACTTACTACATGGTGAGGCCGGTGGTTGATCTGTCGGTTTCCGGGGCGTCCTTCGGCGACGTGGCGGTTTACATCGGGGTACTGGCGTCATTGGTGGTGGTGGGGGGGCTGGTGGTTAGCATGATCGTCAGGAGGTTGACCACAAAAGCGCTCAAATTAAACGGATAAAGCGAAATTACAAGACATTAGTAGGATAGCGACGCCGTAATCATGAGCCTTTGTGCTGGTTGACAGCAGGATTACCTGTGGTTAACATATCCCAATGGTATTAATACAATGATAGAACCCTCCCTTGAGAGCGGCTATCCTCTGCTTGAGACTCTACATCACACCTTTGGCTTTCCGGCTTTTCGCCCCTTTCAGCGAGAGATAATCGAAGCCTCGTTAGGAGGCAAAGATGTATTTGCGCTGTTGCCGACCGGAGGTGGCAAATCTCTGTGCTTTCAATTACCTTCTTTGCTTCGAAAGGGACTGACGGTGGTAGTCTCTCCTCTAATCGCGCTGATGAAAGATCAGGTAGATCAGTTGCAAGCAGCGGGAGTGCCAGCCACGTTCCTCAACTCCTCCCTGAATGAAGCGGAGACACGATTGAGGCTGGCTGGCTTGCACCGGGGCGAATGGCGTTTACTGTACGTCGCCCCGGAGAGGTTGATGACAGACGGTTGTCTTGAGAATTTAAACAAGTGGAAAGTATCCGCTATCGCTATCGATGAGGCTCATTGCGTATCTGAATGGGGGCACGATTTCCGGCCGGAATATCGGCAATTATCCCGAATCAGAGAATATCTGCCCGATGTTTCGTTGCTTGCATTGACGGCGACGGCAACTGAGAGGGTTCGTGCGGATATTGTCAGACACCTGCGCTTGAGGGCACCGGATATTTTTATCGCCAGTTTTAACAGACCGAATCTAACATATCGCGTATCACCCAAAAATGAAGCCATCAGGCAGATCGTCGATTTCGCCGAGAAACGCAAGCAAGAGAGCGGCATTGTTTATTGTGCTTCAAGGGCGACTACTGAACGGGTCGCGGATTCTCTGACGCGCAAAGGTTTCGCCGCCCGTCCTTATCATGCAGGATTGAGTGCAGCCGACCGAAGCCGCAACCAGGAATTGTTCATGCGCGATGAAGTAAAAATCATGTGCGCAACTATCGCTTTCGGTATGGGCATTGATAAACCTAACGTCAGGTGGGTTATTCATCATGATCTACCTAAAAACATAGAAGGCTATTATCAGGAAACCGGGCGGGCAGGACGCGATGGATTGCCTAGCGATTGCCTGCTGCTTTTCAGCAGCGGCGATGCAGCCAAACAGACACATTTCATTGAGGAGATGTCCGATGAACTCGAACGTAATATCGCCCGGAGCCAGCTCAGACAGATGTTACATTACGCAGAAGGGGCAGCCTGCCGGAGGCGTGGACTTTTGGAATATTTCAACGAAGAAGTCTCTGGCGATAATTGCGGCGGTTGTGATAACTGCCTCGAACCCCGCGAATCTTATGACGGCACGGTCATCGCCCAGAAATTTCTTTCAAGCATCTTTCGAATCAATCTAGCTGGAAGCCACGGCGTGGGACTGAACCATATTGTTGAAATCTTGACCGGAGCCAAAACGGAAAAAATCCGCCGCTCAGGACACGATAAACTGTCAACTTATGGCATAGGAAGTGAATTACCACGACCGCAGTGGGCAGCCGTAGGCCGGGAATTGATACGCCTTGGTTACATCAACCAAAGCGGAGGAGAGTTTCCGATACTCGTACTGACAGAGACGGGGAAGGAAACTCTGCTATCGCGCCGTCCAATCACCCTCATGAGGCCCATGGAGATATCGAAAACGTCAAGACCCATCCGTAGGGAAGGTGAAGTTGATTGCGACGACGCGCTATTCAACCGTTTGAGGACGTTGCGCAAAAAGATTGCGGATGAGCGTGGGGTTCCGGCATACGTCATCTTCGGTGATAAAACTCTTCGTCATCTTGCCCGCGAATATCCGATCAGGATCGAGAAGATGAATGGAATATTCGGAATCGGTGAAATTAAGCGTGCCGAATTTGGGGCCGTGTTCGCGGCAGAAATAGCAGACTACCTTGAATCGCACCCGCGACAGAGTTTCGATTGACGCCTTGACGTTCGCATCTGCCACGCCTACAATCGAATTATGAGTAAATACGATGTAGTTATTATCGGCGGCGGCCCGGCGGGTTTGTTTGCCGCGCTTGAATTGGTAACAGATAAAGCACTCAGGATTATCCTGCTGGAAAAAGGCCGGGATATCGACGAACGTTCGAACATCGTTTCCGGACTGGGCGGCGCCGGCGCTTTTTCTGATGGCAAGCTGACCTTATCATCCAAAGCTGGTGGACACCTGGCTGAATATGTCGGTGAAACGGCGGCTGAAGATCTCATAAGGTACGTTGATAAATTGTGGCTGGACTTCGGAGCGCCGGAAAAGATATACGGGATGGGTGAGGGGGTGGCGGACATAGAACGCCGTGCTTCTCTGGCCGGATTGCGGCTGGTGCCGCTGCCGGTACGCCATTTGGGGACAGAAAGATGTCCGGCAGTGCTGCGGGCCATAAGGGACCATCTCCAAAAACGGATTGAGATACGGGTGAATACCGCTGCTAAGCAAATTATCGCTTCCGAAGGAAAGGTTATCGGTGTCGAGACAGCCGAAGGCGAGGTCATCGAATCCGAGACCGTTATCGTAGCGCCGGGGCGGGAAGGGTCTGATTGGCTGCTGAAACAGGCGCGAGCCCTCGGCCTGTCGCTGGCGACAAATCCGGTGGACGTCGGGGTACGCGTTGAATTACCTAATGCTGTCCTGGAGAGCCTGACCAGCGTGCTTTATGAGGCCAAATTGGAATTCCTGTCAAAAAGCTTCGATGACCGCATCCGGACGTTCTGCATGTGTCCCCAAGGCACTGTTGTAAAAGAAACCACCGGCGGCGACGATCCTGTTATCACGGTCAATGGTCAAAGTTTCGCCAGTCATGACAGCCCTAACACCAACTTCGCATTACTAGTGAGCACCCAGTTCACCGAGCCTTTCAAAGAACCGATCGAATATGGAAAATACATCGCCAGGTTGGCCAATATTCTAAGCGGCGGCGTGCTGGTGCAGCGCTTGGGCGACCTCAAGAAAGGCCGCCGTTCGACGCCGGAGCGTATCGCTCGAGGACTGGTGCGCCCCACCCTGGCCGATGCCACACCGGGCGACCTGTCTTTCGTGGTGCCTTACCGGCATTTGACCGGACTTTTGGAAATGCTGGACGCTATGGATAAACTTTCTCCGGGTGTAGCTTCTGAACATACTCTACTCTACGGTGTCGAAGTAAAGTTTTATTCCAGCCGCCCAAAGCTTTCATCCGGTTTCGAGACGGAGTTGGCGGGGTTGTTCGCCATCGGGGACGGGGCGGGGATAAGTCGGGGACTGATACAGGCGAGTGCGTGTGGGGTGGTGGCGGCGCGGGAGATATTGCGTAAACGCTAAACACAACTCGTTTATAAAGAAATGGGGGCTAGTTTAGCCCCCATTTTAGTTATCTGCTGAATAACCGGTTATTTTTTACGGCATGCACAGTAGTGCTCGATAGCTCTGGTCATAAAACCCGGCATGTCTTCATGGTAATTGTGGTAGAAGGCGACAAAGCGATCGTCGGCGGAGTACGTCTGCCCGAGCCCAAGAATCATCTCATCGGTGTAGTGGCTAAAGTTCTCCATGAGCTCCCGCCACCGGGCGATACGCGTCTGAACCTCGGCGCATTTAGGCCCTTTTGGCATATCGGCAACGATAGCGCGGTAGATGTTATCGAACTCTGCCTGGACTACGGTCATCTTCTCTTTGCCCATGGCCATGACCCTGGCTTCAGAGTCGGCGACGGTCTTTTCACCGTATTTTTCGCGGGCTTCCCGGCGCATGCTTTCTACTTCTTCATCGCTGAAGCCTTTATAGTAGTCTTTGATTTCCATTTCCCGTTCTCCTTTGAGTTTGGCGATAGTTGTGTCCACAGTGTTCAGCAGCTTATTCAGGCGTTCGGCTTTTTTCTCCAGCAGTTTGCGATGTGATTCAAGCGCCGCCAGAGTGTTGAATCCGGGGTTTTCCATAACGCGGTGGATCCCAGACAGTTCCAGTCCCAGTTCCCGGTAGAACAGTATCTGTTGTAGCCTCAATGCTGCCGTTTCATCATAGCGACGGTATCCGGCGACTGAATAAGAATCTGGTTTTAAGAGCCCGATCTTGTCGTAGTATTGAAGCGTGCGCACGCTCACTCCAGACAGACGGGCTAACTCGCCGGTAGCGTAGGTGATGTTCTGGGTCAATACTCACTCCTTTATCGATTGATAAGAGGAGTATAAACTATGACGTTAAGTCATAGTCAAGGGGGAAAACAGGATTATTTTGCGTCGAGGGCCTGGTTGGCCAGGGCATCGGCGTCACGGTTGCGCTCGCGGGGGACGTAGCGGTATTTTACGCTTTTGAACTTGGTTTCCAGTGCCTTTACTTGAGCATATAGCGGTGCCAGGGCGGCATTTTTCACCCGATACTGGCCGTTAAGCTGTTTGACTACCAGTTCAGAATCAGCGTTGAGCAAGAGTTCGGTTGCGCCCAGTTTGAGGGCTTCTTCCAGAGCGGCGATTACGGCGGAATACTCTGCCTGGTTATTGGTCATGTGGCCGAGAGCGCGGCAGACCTGCTTCACCACCTGCCCGGTGGGGGTTTTAATGATGACGCCGAGTGAAGAGGCACCGGGGTTGCCGCGGCAGGCGCCGTCGGAGTTGGCGATAAGTTGAGTCAAAATTATTTACTCCAGAAATAAGATACGGTTGCAGGATGGGCAGTGGACCGCCTCACCGGAGCGGGCGCGGTGCAACCAGGCGGTGGTTACGGCAATGCCGCAGCCACGGCAGATACCCTGCTCAACTTTAGCCACGGCGCGGCCTTTTTGTTTTTTGAGCCATTCATAATCAGCGGCAATTGGAATCGGGATCTGTTCAATCAGGGTAGTGTGACGGCTGGCAAGGTCGGCAAGTTCGTTGGTATGAGTAATCAGTTGTGCTCCGAGATCTTTGCGGTGAATTTCCAGGGTTTCTTTATGCCGCTGCAAGGCCGTTTCGGCGGCGTCGATGGAATCTTCGGTAGACTCAATTTTCTCCATGAGTTCCAAAGCCTTTTCCTCATGTGGGACACGGTGGCCTTTAAGCAGTTCAATGTCTTTTTGCAGTGCCGTGAGCTCTTTAGGGTTGCTGACCCGGCCGCTGTATAGCTTTTCTTCATGGAGTTTGATGCGGGCGCTGAGATCATCCGACTGGGCGGATACTTCCCGCAGTTCATGGCGCAAGGCATCAAGTGCGGATTCTTTATCGCTGATGACACGTCGCTCGGCAACAAGAGGGTCAGCGGCCAGTTCAGCCTTAACGGCGGCAACACACACACGGGTGGCCTCAATGGCGATATCAGTTTCCTGGAGTTGGTAAAGTAACCTGGTTAAACTCATCGGCTCATTGTAAGGGGACAGGGGGTAACAAGTCTAGCCTGATGCATCCAGCTAACCTATAGAAATGGTATGGATAGCTACTCGAACCTGTTGATTTCCTGACGAGAAGCTCTTACACTAAGACCGTTCAGGTGGAAACAATGAAGAAACTACTGCTTTTTTTGATATCAGCGGTGCTTGTGGTGTCACCTCTAAACGTGACCATCTGTCATGCCAACTCCGGCCCGCCGCCGATGATCATTATAGTCGTGTCCGACGCCTCGGCGGATCTCAAGCTCAGTATCGGTGAGCAGCAGGGCGGAAGACGAGATAAACCACTGGCGAGCTATTTCCTGTTTTACCAATTTGATTTGATACCGGAAGATTTCAGCCTCCAGGTCAGTAGCGGCGGGCAGAACTTCAGCCTGCCAATAAACACCAATAAAACCTACAATAACTATTACCGGCTGGATTTGGAATCCAGAACGCTGACGCCTATGGAGTCATTACCGGGCACAACCAGCGTACCGCTGATGATGGTCATACTGACGCTGGTAATTGAGGGCGTGGTGTTTTTCCTGTTCGGTTTCAGACACAGGAGGTCATGGCTGATTTTCCTGGCGGTCAACTTAACTACCCAGATACTTCTTATCATGTGGCTCGGTCAGTACGCTTCATTCACCAGTTCCTATGATATTTTGACACTAATCTTTGGGGAAGTGTGGGTGTTCATCATTGAGCTGATCGCTTTCATGTTTTTACTCAAAGAACATGGCCGCTGGCGAAGAGCTTCTTACGTTATTTTGGCGAATTTCCTCAGTCTGATATTAGGCGGATATTTGATCTCGGTGTTTGCGATTTGAAGCTTCCTAAAGTGTATAAAATAAACGAGGGCGGGTCAAAAGGCCCGTCCTCGTTCAATAAGCAGCAATGCTGACAGAATCAGGAAGCAGTCCGGGTGAGGTAGGCGGTAACCCTGTCTACCTCTTTTAGACCGGATAACACCAAAGTAACATCTATCAAGCCTTTCTCATAAGGGTAATCGCCGTATCTGATGGTAGCATCCGGGGCGATGCCGCGCAGGTATTCACCCATGTATTTTATCAGGCTGATGCCAATCTCTTCCGGCGGTTGTCAAGGCGCACAAATTCATCCGCTATTCTGCCGCCGCATTGGCCTAAACCAATAACCATGAATTTCATGTCACACCTCCTAGATTAATCAATTGTAGTCGCTGGGTGAGCGATATACAATAGCCATGTTAAGTACTATTCTGACATCAGAACACTGCGACCTGGTGCGCCTTTTGGATTAGGGTCATCAGGTTAGGAAGGCAAGTCAGCGGGGTTGATGCGCCGGGTCTTTCCTTCCGGTTGTGGTGAGGCTGTTTGCTCTGATGCTATCAAAGGCAATAGTTGCTTTATCCTTTTGGTGATAGATTCAATGTGTTCGATTGTCTTGACGATAGTGCCAGACAGCACCGGGGCATCAGTGGTGTCGGACCGAGACGCATGATCCTGAGTTTTAATCAGATTTTGAAGCAGCGTTTTCAGGGTAGCACTCTCCTGATCTAATTCAGCCGCTAATATCCGGACCTCGTCATAAGGCTCTTTGACGGACTGTTTCTGGTCTTCCATGATGGCCCCCTTCGGTTTTACAAAAACAACCGGGCGCTGGCCTGTCATTTAAGTTAATAGTGTTCCAAGTCCTCGCCGGGATTTTGCTCTGAGAAAGGTTTTTCATCAGAGCTTTCCTGTTCTCCGGGGTAAAGCGGTACCTGCTCCAGAAACTCTTCTATAACCCGGATGCCGAAATGGGAACTGCTGATATTATCAAGATTGCGCAGCCCCTGACGCGCCAGCCATGTATCCAGTTCAGCTTCGGTCTCAGCTACCGGGATGAAGGCTACCGCCCCGGTGTCGCCTTCCAGTCGCTCAAACCACTGCGTCCAGGCCCAGACGAAAGTGCGTCCCTCATCTGTATGCTGCGAGTTGGTGGAGTAAGCCACCGGAGTGGTGCCGCGGAAACGGTCTTCGGCAAATTGTTGAGTCAACGTAAACTCCATCTGGCATTAAACATCCTGTCTAATAATAAAGGTTGAAGACCGGATTGGCTATTAGTAGAAACACCTAATTTAATGTGACAGGCTGCGTATCTCATAACCCATGGCCTTTTTGGGACAGACACAAAAGAAGCCCCCTCATAGGAGGGGGCTTCTTAAACTGGTTAAAAAAACGCTAGTAGGTGGCGCCGCGGCGGTAGAAGTAGTAGATCAGTCCGCCGATGATGACCACGACGAAGACGCCGATGACTGCCCAGGCCCAGACAGGGATGGCGCCGAAGAAGTCGGCGAAAGAGAAACCGACGGTGAATGTTTGCGGCGTGGAGGCTGCCCCGACATTGCCCGCGCCGTCAGTGGCAAAGACGCGCCAGTAGTAGGGGGCGTCTTTGGAGACAGAGGGCAGTTTTTCAGCATCGGTGGCGGTGTAGCTGGTGGTGGTCAGGCCTGTCTTCTGCATAAATACGGTACCGAAGGTGGAGTCATTTCCGACTTCCAGGGTATAGGTCACGCCTGAAGGATCAGTGACGGCACCCCATTCATACACGATAGGCTGCTTGGGTTTTTCAATGTTTGAAGGCAGAGTCAGTACCGGTGCGGCGGGAGCAACACCTTCCATGACGAAGGTGAAGGGGCGGGAATTGGCTCCATCGGTGACGTTTATAGTGTAACTGCCAGCGGTGACGGCCGGGACTTTGAAAGTGACGGTGAAGGCGCCGGTGGCGCTGGAGGTGGCCGAACCTACTGTATCATTGCCGAACTTAACGGTAATGGCGGCGTTGGGCAAGAAACCGATGCCGGTGATGGTCAGATCCTGGCCGACATTACCAGGAGAAGCGGTAGAGGTAACGGGACTAATATCCGCGCTCAAGGTGGAGGTGAAACTGCTTGTGGCCGTGTTGCCCAGTCCGTCTGAGGCGGTGACGGTGTGATTGCCTGCTACGCCGCCAGGTACGGTAAAGGAAGCGGAGAAGGTACCGTTAGCCAGGCTGACGATGTTGCCCGGGGCGGTGGACAGTACTGTATTGTCGTAGGTAATTGTGATAGTGACACCCGGGTGAAAACCAGAGCCGCTAAGGCTGACCTGAATACCGGAAGTGCCGCTGGTTGGGGTCAGGGTGATCTTGGCGGCAAGGGTATAGACCGCCTCGG
This region includes:
- a CDS encoding transcriptional regulator merR family gives rise to the protein MTQNITYATGELARLSGVSVRTLQYYDKIGLLKPDSYSVAGYRRYDETAALRLQQILFYRELGLELSGIHRVMENPGFNTLAALESHRKLLEKKAERLNKLLNTVDTTIAKLKGEREMEIKDYYKGFSDEEVESMRREAREKYGEKTVADSEARVMAMGKEKMTVVQAEFDNIYRAIVADMPKGPKCAEVQTRIARWRELMENFSHYTDEMILGLGQTYSADDRFVAFYHNYHEDMPGFMTRAIEHYCACRKK
- the recQ gene encoding NAD(FAD)-utilizing dehydrogenase RecQ, with the protein product MSKYDVVIIGGGPAGLFAALELVTDKALRIILLEKGRDIDERSNIVSGLGGAGAFSDGKLTLSSKAGGHLAEYVGETAAEDLIRYVDKLWLDFGAPEKIYGMGEGVADIERRASLAGLRLVPLPVRHLGTERCPAVLRAIRDHLQKRIEIRVNTAAKQIIASEGKVIGVETAEGEVIESETVIVAPGREGSDWLLKQARALGLSLATNPVDVGVRVELPNAVLESLTSVLYEAKLEFLSKSFDDRIRTFCMCPQGTVVKETTGGDDPVITVNGQSFASHDSPNTNFALLVSTQFTEPFKEPIEYGKYIARLANILSGGVLVQRLGDLKKGRRSTPERIARGLVRPTLADATPGDLSFVVPYRHLTGLLEMLDAMDKLSPGVASEHTLLYGVEVKFYSSRPKLSSGFETELAGLFAIGDGAGISRGLIQASACGVVAAREILRKR
- a CDS encoding phosphoglycerate mutase family — translated: MTQLIANSDGACRGNPGASSLGVIIKTPTGQVVKQVCRALGHMTNNQAEYSAVIAALEEALKLGATELLLNADSELVVKQLNGQYRVKNAALAPLYAQVKALETKFKSVKYRYVPRERNRDADALANQALDAK
- a CDS encoding ATP-dependent DNA helicase, translating into MIEPSLESGYPLLETLHHTFGFPAFRPFQREIIEASLGGKDVFALLPTGGGKSLCFQLPSLLRKGLTVVVSPLIALMKDQVDQLQAAGVPATFLNSSLNEAETRLRLAGLHRGEWRLLYVAPERLMTDGCLENLNKWKVSAIAIDEAHCVSEWGHDFRPEYRQLSRIREYLPDVSLLALTATATERVRADIVRHLRLRAPDIFIASFNRPNLTYRVSPKNEAIRQIVDFAEKRKQESGIVYCASRATTERVADSLTRKGFAARPYHAGLSAADRSRNQELFMRDEVKIMCATIAFGMGIDKPNVRWVIHHDLPKNIEGYYQETGRAGRDGLPSDCLLLFSSGDAAKQTHFIEEMSDELERNIARSQLRQMLHYAEGAACRRRGLLEYFNEEVSGDNCGGCDNCLEPRESYDGTVIAQKFLSSIFRINLAGSHGVGLNHIVEILTGAKTEKIRRSGHDKLSTYGIGSELPRPQWAAVGRELIRLGYINQSGGEFPILVLTETGKETLLSRRPITLMRPMEISKTSRPIRREGEVDCDDALFNRLRTLRKKIADERGVPAYVIFGDKTLRHLAREYPIRIEKMNGIFGIGEIKRAEFGAVFAAEIADYLESHPRQSFD